Proteins encoded in a region of the Mycobacterium branderi genome:
- a CDS encoding FAD-dependent oxidoreductase has product MTPEFDVIIVGAGFAGLGAAIKLREAGINNITVLEKAADVGGTWRENTYPGAACDVMSLMYSYSFAPNPNWTRGYACQPEILAYLRAVTDRYGLRRLIRFGVEVTSSVFDDDSDIWTVTARSAKKYTARVIIDATGPLHIPKIPKIAGAESFSGTQFHSSQWDHGVDIIGKSVAVIGTGASAAQIIPSIAEHASTLSVFQRTPHWVLPRPDRPITAAERAAYRRIPGLRKAVRAGIYFSHEALTGAFLNPRYMPAVRALAKAHLRRQVRDPQLRAVLTPDYEIGCKRMIIANDYYPALQRRNVSLVTDAIVEITPSGIRTANGALHQADIIVYATGFAVTNKAEHLTLVGRDGRTIQQVWAEGPEAYLGMAVYGFPNYFMIMGPNTGVGNQSVVFMIEAQVRYIVACIRALADRESTRVEVKSHVQAQFNRELQRRSDGTVWTAGGCDSWYLDGEGVNRAIWPATTMSYWRRTRRPDLADFDYSRIGEDEADADYSGPAVLVGDEGDELAVQVRLMAQYEPLANAVCWSGRVMPSAELRALHRRTNQPIRLQINGSQPVDALLLDADPWGGSHICGKGECPYPYPLEAELALLERS; this is encoded by the coding sequence ATGACGCCGGAGTTCGACGTCATCATCGTCGGAGCTGGGTTTGCGGGTCTCGGTGCGGCGATCAAGCTTCGCGAAGCCGGCATCAACAACATCACTGTGCTGGAGAAGGCAGCGGACGTTGGCGGCACCTGGCGGGAGAATACCTATCCGGGCGCGGCCTGCGACGTGATGTCGCTGATGTACTCGTATTCATTTGCGCCTAATCCGAATTGGACGCGCGGCTATGCCTGCCAGCCCGAAATACTGGCGTACCTGCGCGCCGTCACCGACCGTTACGGCCTGCGGCGTCTGATCAGGTTCGGGGTCGAGGTGACCTCCTCGGTGTTCGACGACGACAGCGACATCTGGACGGTGACCGCCCGCAGCGCCAAGAAATACACCGCGCGGGTCATCATTGACGCGACTGGTCCGCTGCATATTCCCAAGATTCCGAAGATCGCCGGCGCCGAATCGTTCTCGGGCACCCAGTTCCATTCCTCCCAGTGGGACCACGGTGTCGACATCATTGGCAAGTCGGTGGCGGTAATCGGCACGGGAGCAAGTGCGGCGCAGATCATCCCCTCGATCGCCGAGCACGCGTCGACGCTGTCGGTGTTTCAGCGCACGCCGCACTGGGTGTTGCCGCGACCGGATCGCCCGATCACCGCTGCCGAACGAGCCGCCTACCGGCGCATTCCGGGGCTGCGCAAGGCGGTGCGCGCCGGGATCTACTTCTCCCACGAAGCGTTGACGGGCGCGTTTCTCAATCCGCGCTACATGCCGGCGGTCCGTGCCCTGGCCAAGGCTCATCTGCGTCGCCAGGTCCGCGACCCGCAGCTGCGAGCGGTCTTGACCCCGGATTACGAAATCGGCTGCAAACGCATGATCATCGCCAACGACTACTATCCCGCGCTGCAACGCCGAAATGTGTCGCTGGTGACCGATGCGATCGTCGAGATCACCCCATCTGGCATCCGCACCGCCAACGGAGCGCTACATCAGGCCGATATCATCGTGTATGCAACAGGATTCGCTGTGACTAACAAAGCCGAACACTTGACACTCGTGGGTCGTGACGGCCGCACCATCCAGCAAGTGTGGGCCGAGGGCCCAGAAGCCTACCTGGGCATGGCTGTTTACGGATTCCCGAACTATTTCATGATCATGGGCCCCAACACCGGGGTGGGCAACCAGTCAGTGGTGTTCATGATCGAAGCGCAAGTGCGCTACATCGTCGCATGCATCCGCGCGTTGGCCGACCGTGAATCCACCCGTGTCGAGGTCAAATCGCATGTGCAGGCGCAGTTCAACCGGGAACTGCAGCGCCGGTCGGACGGCACCGTGTGGACTGCCGGCGGTTGCGACAGTTGGTATCTCGACGGAGAGGGCGTCAACCGTGCGATTTGGCCGGCGACCACGATGTCGTACTGGCGGCGCACCCGTCGCCCGGATTTAGCCGACTTCGACTACTCGCGGATCGGCGAGGATGAGGCCGACGCGGACTACAGCGGTCCGGCCGTGCTGGTCGGCGACGAGGGCGACGAACTCGCGGTTCAGGTCCGCTTGATGGCACAATACGAGCCCCTCGCCAATGCCGTGTGTTGGTCAGGTCGCGTCATGCCGTCGGCGGAGCTGCGTGCGCTGCACCGACGAACCAATCAGCCAATTAGGTTGCAGATCAACGGCAGCCAGCCCGTCGACGCGCTGCTACTCGACGCCGACCCGTGGGGCGGCTCGCACATCTGCGGCAAAGGAGAATGCCCGTATCCATATCCGCTGGAAGCGGAGCTTGCTCTGTTGGAGCGCTCGTGA
- a CDS encoding AurF N-oxygenase family protein — MTINAHDEVAERLIGGSLRRSFNSLVDVDWDAPQDPDLFYMPPEMISLYGTPMWEQMTHRQRVELSRQEVANLLSRAVWFENTLNQGLLMVMLHQDPTSRHVHYALTELGDETRHMVMFGRAVAAIGAKPYRLSWTEALAVQLFPLVYRGLMLWVAALCGEEFLDDAQRKYLRHPDLQPIIAQVMRIHVVEEARHIRYAREGVRRRIQRAPRWERAVAATLNGGAGFVLRRMCYDKRVYARCGLDVKEAMRQARNNELVAARHREAFAGLHDFLDENGLLNPVSRWLWRKFGFLG; from the coding sequence ATGACGATCAATGCTCACGACGAGGTGGCTGAACGGTTGATCGGGGGTTCGCTGCGTCGCTCGTTCAATTCGCTGGTCGACGTGGATTGGGACGCGCCGCAGGATCCGGACCTGTTCTACATGCCGCCGGAGATGATCTCGCTGTACGGCACACCGATGTGGGAGCAGATGACGCATCGGCAACGGGTGGAGCTGTCTCGGCAGGAAGTGGCGAACTTGCTCAGCCGCGCGGTGTGGTTCGAAAACACCCTCAACCAGGGCCTGTTGATGGTGATGCTGCACCAGGACCCGACATCGCGGCATGTTCATTACGCGCTCACTGAACTCGGCGACGAGACCCGGCACATGGTCATGTTCGGACGCGCAGTAGCTGCGATCGGCGCCAAGCCCTATCGGCTCTCCTGGACCGAGGCGCTGGCGGTGCAGTTGTTCCCACTGGTGTATCGGGGCCTGATGCTGTGGGTAGCGGCATTGTGCGGTGAGGAGTTCCTCGACGATGCGCAGCGAAAGTACTTACGGCACCCGGACTTACAGCCGATCATCGCGCAGGTCATGCGGATCCATGTGGTCGAGGAAGCCCGTCACATCCGTTATGCGCGCGAGGGTGTGCGCCGCCGGATCCAGCGCGCCCCCCGCTGGGAGCGCGCCGTCGCGGCGACGCTCAACGGTGGTGCCGGCTTCGTCCTGCGCCGGATGTGCTACGACAAACGCGTCTATGCCAGGTGCGGGCTCGACGTCAAGGAGGCGATGCGCCAAGCCCGCAACAACGAGTTGGTGGCCGCGCGGCACCGTGAGGCATTCGCAGGACTGCACGACTTCCTCGACGAGAACGGACTGCTCAATCCGGTAAGTCGTTGGCTATGGCGTAAATTCGGGTTCCTTGGATGA
- a CDS encoding TetR/AcrR family transcriptional regulator, with product MSRARTARADERATDTRSRIMDALLPLAALTGLRKLSMDEVARYAKVGRATLYKYFPGRDALIAAFVQQELARFFADVGHIVERYDDPDERLIHSFAHAYRYLRYHPALSTILRVNPQILLPYVITEASEALDLGRQFVESTVGADELPDPERAQFGEHVARAIHTLILIPSSVMGLDAPDGPENYARRFLVPVKNSLAATLPA from the coding sequence GTGAGTCGAGCGCGGACGGCTCGGGCCGACGAGCGGGCGACCGATACCCGCAGCCGCATCATGGATGCGCTGTTGCCGCTGGCGGCACTGACCGGGCTGCGCAAACTATCGATGGACGAGGTGGCGCGCTACGCCAAGGTCGGGCGCGCGACGCTGTACAAGTACTTCCCCGGTCGCGATGCACTCATCGCCGCTTTCGTCCAACAGGAACTGGCACGGTTTTTCGCCGATGTCGGGCACATTGTCGAGCGCTACGACGATCCCGACGAGCGGCTCATTCACAGCTTTGCGCATGCCTACCGCTACCTGCGCTATCACCCGGCACTGTCCACGATCCTGCGGGTGAACCCCCAGATTTTGTTGCCCTATGTTATTACCGAGGCCAGCGAGGCGTTAGACCTTGGCCGCCAGTTTGTCGAATCAACAGTGGGCGCCGACGAATTGCCCGATCCGGAGCGTGCGCAGTTCGGCGAACACGTCGCCCGGGCGATCCACACGCTGATCCTCATCCCGTCCAGCGTCATGGGCCTCGACGCACCCGACGGTCCGGAGAACTACGCGCGGCGGTTCCTCGTACCAGTCAAAAACAGCCTGGCGGCAACGCTTCCGGCCTAA
- a CDS encoding flavin-containing monooxygenase, giving the protein MPSVAIVGAGISGIAMALALQDAGAANFTILEKADRIGGTWRENTYPGLTCDVPSHYYTYRELPNPDWSHLFSPAEEISAYLQRVVQERRLTPHIRFGAEVVDGEFKDSRWHLRTASGETHTADVLVCATGVLHHPKIPAIAGLDDFAGPCFHSARWDHDVPVAGARIGVIGTGSTGVQITAALAETAGFITLFQRTPHWVATVPNPAIPRVVKALLRHVPFTDAALYESIRHAFDEFAKATTENGWQRRAMAWLSRSSLATVGDRQLRAALTPDYQPGCKRLIFSPSFYRAVQRDNVHVATEKIDHVRPDGVQTSDGQVHQLDVLVLATGFDAHAYMRPMRLTGRDGITMDDAWANGPHAYLTTAVPGLPNMFLMLGPHSPVGNSSLVPVAETQARYVVSWLRRMRDRNLAEVEVSAEATDAFLREVDDALPDTLWATGCDSWYLGPDGKPVLWPWPMARFNRDLAEVRPADFYERTARIGAV; this is encoded by the coding sequence CTGCCCAGCGTCGCCATCGTCGGTGCCGGTATCTCCGGCATCGCGATGGCGCTGGCCCTCCAGGACGCCGGCGCGGCCAACTTCACGATTTTGGAAAAGGCCGATCGTATCGGCGGCACCTGGCGCGAGAACACCTATCCCGGCCTTACCTGTGACGTGCCGTCGCACTACTACACGTATCGCGAACTGCCCAATCCCGACTGGAGCCACCTCTTTTCGCCCGCAGAGGAGATTTCCGCATACCTGCAGCGGGTCGTGCAGGAGCGCCGCCTGACCCCGCACATCCGATTCGGCGCCGAGGTCGTCGACGGCGAGTTCAAAGACAGCCGTTGGCATCTGCGCACGGCTAGCGGTGAGACCCACACCGCCGACGTCTTGGTATGCGCCACCGGCGTGCTGCACCACCCGAAGATCCCCGCCATCGCCGGGTTGGACGACTTCGCCGGCCCGTGCTTTCATTCCGCCCGATGGGACCATGATGTTCCGGTCGCCGGAGCACGCATCGGCGTCATCGGCACCGGTTCGACCGGCGTCCAGATCACCGCGGCACTTGCCGAAACCGCGGGCTTCATCACGCTGTTCCAGCGCACCCCGCACTGGGTCGCCACAGTGCCCAACCCCGCGATCCCGCGCGTGGTCAAAGCCCTGCTACGTCACGTCCCCTTTACGGATGCGGCGCTCTACGAATCGATCCGGCACGCCTTTGACGAATTCGCCAAAGCGACAACCGAAAACGGATGGCAGCGGCGCGCGATGGCCTGGCTGTCCCGTAGCAGCCTGGCGACCGTGGGCGACCGCCAGCTTCGCGCCGCGCTGACCCCCGACTACCAACCGGGCTGCAAGCGGCTGATCTTCTCGCCCAGCTTCTACCGTGCCGTGCAACGAGACAACGTGCATGTCGCCACCGAGAAGATCGATCATGTCCGACCCGATGGAGTACAAACCAGCGACGGGCAAGTACATCAGCTGGACGTGCTGGTGCTGGCGACCGGTTTCGACGCCCATGCCTACATGCGGCCGATGCGACTCACCGGCCGCGACGGCATCACCATGGACGACGCCTGGGCGAACGGCCCGCACGCCTACCTCACCACCGCGGTGCCCGGATTGCCGAATATGTTTCTGATGCTGGGTCCGCACAGCCCCGTCGGTAATTCATCGCTGGTACCGGTCGCCGAGACACAGGCCCGCTACGTGGTGTCGTGGCTGCGGCGGATGCGGGACCGCAACCTCGCCGAGGTCGAGGTGAGCGCCGAAGCCACCGATGCGTTTCTACGCGAGGTCGACGACGCACTGCCGGACACGTTGTGGGCCACCGGTTGCGACAGTTGGTATCTGGGTCCTGACGGCAAACCCGTGCTGTGGCCGTGGCCCATGGCCAGATTCAACCGTGACCTCGCCGAGGTGCGGCCGGCCGATTTCTACGAGAGGACTGCCCGTATCGGAGCGGTGTAG
- a CDS encoding TetR/AcrR family transcriptional regulator produces the protein MTSATPAGRRRMRPADRAADLRRVAEATFLDVGFHGASMNEIARRAGVTRAILYRHYASKDELAAACLAASRRRLQEMVRDDTGVPEPLEAIHIAARRIVGFIGEHSRLFLIFLADDTFSGSKARAEAEAIRDDLERAAARALMRAAPAADPALTELIARGLVGAGSRIAEGLDWASTTPEELDRLVDISIDVMWNGLAGLTSR, from the coding sequence GTGACCTCCGCGACGCCGGCCGGCCGCCGACGGATGCGGCCCGCAGACCGGGCCGCCGATTTGCGCCGAGTGGCCGAGGCGACGTTCCTCGACGTCGGCTTTCACGGCGCGTCGATGAACGAAATCGCGCGCCGCGCCGGCGTGACTCGGGCAATCCTCTACCGCCACTACGCCTCCAAGGACGAGCTTGCAGCGGCGTGCCTGGCCGCGTCGCGTCGGCGATTGCAGGAGATGGTCCGCGACGACACCGGCGTGCCCGAGCCGCTCGAGGCCATACACATCGCGGCCCGGCGCATCGTGGGTTTCATCGGCGAGCATTCGCGGCTGTTCCTGATCTTTCTGGCCGACGACACCTTCAGCGGCTCCAAAGCCCGCGCCGAAGCCGAGGCGATCCGCGACGATCTCGAGCGCGCGGCCGCACGCGCTCTGATGCGCGCAGCGCCCGCAGCGGACCCTGCGCTTACCGAACTGATCGCGCGCGGGCTCGTCGGAGCCGGTTCCCGGATCGCCGAAGGGCTGGACTGGGCCAGCACCACGCCCGAGGAACTCGACCGGCTCGTCGATATCAGCATCGACGTGATGTGGAACGGGTTGGCGGGCTTGACCTCTCGGTGA
- a CDS encoding SDR family oxidoreductase, whose protein sequence is MTNNHNHLRDKVVVVTGGARGIGRATGEAFLRAGAHVALGDIDTELVEKTAAELAETTGGQVCGLGLDVRSRKSFAAFLDDAESRLGPLDVLVNNAGIMPTGLFADEDDAVTDRMVAINLGGVLNGSKLAVQRLTGRGGHIINVASLAGVSGHPGLATYCATKHAVVGFSETLHLELADAGIAVTAVLPGIVRTELSAGHSAPAWLRPIGEVDPGDVAAAIVTAVGARRARVTVPKALGAMIKTMSLIPERTRNRISHAAHFDTAFTNVDPHARDVYHRRINELGT, encoded by the coding sequence ATGACGAACAACCACAACCATCTTCGCGACAAGGTCGTCGTCGTCACCGGTGGCGCCCGGGGAATCGGGCGGGCCACCGGGGAGGCCTTTTTAAGGGCCGGGGCTCACGTGGCGCTCGGTGACATCGACACCGAGCTGGTGGAAAAGACTGCGGCCGAGCTGGCCGAGACAACTGGCGGGCAGGTGTGCGGCCTGGGCCTGGACGTCAGGAGCCGAAAGTCGTTCGCCGCCTTCCTCGACGACGCCGAATCACGGCTGGGGCCATTGGATGTGCTGGTCAACAACGCCGGAATCATGCCCACCGGGTTGTTCGCCGACGAGGACGACGCGGTGACCGACCGGATGGTGGCCATCAACTTGGGTGGCGTGCTGAACGGATCCAAACTCGCGGTCCAACGACTGACCGGACGCGGCGGTCACATCATCAACGTCGCATCGCTGGCCGGGGTGAGCGGTCACCCCGGGTTGGCGACGTATTGCGCGACCAAACACGCCGTCGTCGGCTTCTCTGAGACATTGCATCTGGAACTCGCCGACGCCGGTATCGCCGTCACGGCGGTGCTGCCCGGCATCGTGCGCACCGAGCTGTCGGCCGGGCACAGTGCACCGGCATGGTTGCGGCCCATCGGGGAAGTGGACCCCGGCGATGTCGCTGCAGCCATCGTGACCGCGGTCGGCGCTCGGCGGGCGAGGGTTACCGTGCCAAAGGCGTTGGGCGCCATGATCAAAACCATGTCGTTGATTCCCGAGCGCACCCGAAACCGGATCTCGCATGCGGCCCATTTCGACACTGCGTTCACCAACGTCGATCCGCACGCACGCGACGTGTACCACCGCCGGATCAACGAGCTGGGTACCTGA
- a CDS encoding AMP-dependent synthetase/ligase — translation MPARTPAELRSATSICQLFQDTAAAHPQRVALRAVGRGGSLTWAQYATRVRSITAGLAALGVRRGDTVALMLTNRPEFNLIDAAAYHLGAIPFSVYNTSSADQINYLFGNAENRVVVCEQQFLPVLSEAKAATKVEHVVCVDAKPAGVLTLDELEAAGDAGFDFDATWLAVRPDDVLTLIYTSGTTGPPKGVELTHRNLLTNIAALADLVVFDEHDRVVSYLPDAHIVNRYLAHYAPAVSGASVTTVADHKALVSALPDARPTIFAAVPLFWYKIQAALQAGLAEQRGIKGALARWAVAAGAQKALVQTRNERPSAWIAMQAAAAEQLVLRRLRARVGLDQVRIAVSGAAPIAAETLEFVLGLGLPVCEAWGMSELSAVATLNPPDGIRVGTVGKPVAGVQLRVADDGELLVRGPGLMKGYRNDPEKTAQAIDADGWMHTGDVGTVDADGYVRIVDRKKELIINSGGKNIAPSNIENHVRAACPLIGSVVAIGDDRPCIVALVSLDADAAARYARQLGIDASPAVLAIHPDVRAAVQAGIDSANAKLSRVEQIKYFHIAPTFWQPGGDELTPTAKLKRKPIAGKYAAEIEQLYANIRKA, via the coding sequence ATGCCAGCACGAACACCAGCCGAGTTGCGCTCCGCCACCAGCATCTGTCAATTGTTCCAAGACACCGCGGCCGCTCACCCACAGCGCGTCGCGCTCCGCGCTGTAGGCCGGGGCGGCTCGCTCACCTGGGCGCAATACGCCACACGGGTGCGCAGCATCACGGCCGGACTGGCCGCGCTCGGCGTGCGTCGGGGCGACACTGTGGCGCTGATGCTGACCAATCGACCCGAGTTCAACTTGATCGATGCGGCCGCCTACCACCTTGGTGCGATTCCGTTTTCGGTGTACAACACCAGTTCGGCCGACCAGATCAACTACCTGTTCGGCAACGCCGAAAACCGGGTCGTCGTCTGCGAACAGCAGTTCTTGCCGGTGCTTTCCGAAGCCAAGGCGGCCACCAAGGTCGAGCACGTCGTATGCGTGGACGCCAAGCCGGCGGGCGTGCTGACGTTAGACGAGCTGGAGGCCGCCGGCGACGCCGGGTTCGACTTCGACGCCACCTGGCTAGCGGTGCGCCCCGACGACGTGCTGACCCTGATCTACACCTCGGGGACCACCGGCCCGCCCAAAGGCGTTGAGCTCACTCACCGTAACCTGCTCACGAATATCGCGGCGCTGGCGGATCTAGTCGTTTTCGACGAGCACGATCGGGTGGTGTCCTATCTGCCGGATGCCCACATCGTGAATCGGTATCTGGCCCACTATGCGCCGGCGGTGAGCGGCGCATCGGTGACCACGGTGGCCGACCACAAGGCGTTGGTCAGCGCCTTACCGGATGCCCGGCCGACGATCTTTGCTGCGGTGCCGCTGTTCTGGTACAAGATCCAGGCCGCGCTACAAGCCGGGCTGGCCGAGCAACGCGGTATCAAGGGCGCGCTGGCGCGCTGGGCGGTCGCCGCCGGCGCCCAGAAGGCGCTGGTGCAAACCCGCAATGAGCGGCCGTCGGCATGGATCGCCATGCAAGCCGCGGCCGCCGAGCAGTTGGTGTTGCGTCGGCTGCGGGCAAGGGTCGGACTCGACCAGGTACGCATCGCGGTGTCGGGCGCCGCGCCGATCGCCGCGGAGACACTGGAATTCGTTCTCGGCCTCGGCCTACCGGTATGCGAAGCCTGGGGAATGTCGGAGCTGTCGGCGGTGGCCACCCTCAACCCACCGGACGGTATCCGGGTCGGTACCGTCGGCAAACCCGTTGCCGGCGTGCAGCTTCGGGTCGCCGACGACGGTGAGCTGCTGGTGCGCGGACCCGGACTGATGAAGGGCTATCGCAACGACCCAGAGAAGACCGCGCAGGCCATCGACGCCGACGGCTGGATGCACACCGGCGATGTCGGCACCGTCGACGCGGACGGCTATGTGCGAATCGTGGACCGCAAGAAGGAGTTGATCATCAACTCGGGCGGCAAGAACATCGCGCCGTCCAATATCGAAAACCATGTCCGGGCGGCGTGTCCGCTGATCGGTTCCGTGGTGGCCATCGGCGACGACCGGCCGTGCATCGTTGCGCTGGTGAGCCTGGACGCCGACGCTGCCGCGAGGTACGCCCGGCAGTTGGGCATCGACGCATCGCCGGCCGTGTTGGCCATCCACCCCGACGTGCGGGCCGCGGTGCAAGCGGGGATCGACTCCGCCAACGCCAAGCTCTCGCGCGTCGAGCAGATCAAGTACTTCCATATCGCACCGACGTTTTGGCAGCCCGGCGGCGACGAGCTGACGCCGACGGCCAAGCTCAAGCGCAAACCCATCGCCGGCAAGTACGCCGCCGAGATCGAACAGCTTTATGCCAACATCCGAAAGGCCTGA
- a CDS encoding alpha/beta fold hydrolase, with product MITASRVTYNDVGTRALSVVGNGTPIVLLHGYADSADTWRGVLTRLEAAGRRAFAVDLPGFGQADPRRSGALVPQFDAFLDAILAETGPAVLVGNSLGAATAVRGAAHNPAAVKALVALNDPLNARHWLARVARRREIAATFWSRVAHAPVPSTALSWATRRIVPKFLYGPGIVADPEVVRYWSQTISCVSDVATLGRYAFQYAYETTAGHRGVRVSCPTVIVHGARDRIIPVQSSRLLHQQIPGSELVVLPRSGHCPQLDNPTSVVRLIASLLDTSGDHATSTG from the coding sequence ATGATCACTGCGAGCCGGGTGACCTACAACGACGTGGGCACCCGAGCGCTATCCGTGGTCGGTAACGGGACGCCGATCGTGCTTTTGCACGGATATGCCGACAGCGCCGATACGTGGCGGGGCGTGCTGACACGGCTCGAGGCGGCGGGACGACGCGCGTTTGCGGTGGACCTACCCGGCTTCGGGCAGGCGGACCCACGCCGGTCCGGAGCGCTGGTGCCGCAGTTCGACGCGTTCCTCGACGCGATCCTCGCCGAAACCGGACCGGCAGTGCTGGTTGGTAATTCGCTGGGCGCGGCGACGGCGGTCCGCGGCGCCGCCCACAACCCCGCGGCGGTCAAAGCGCTTGTCGCACTGAACGATCCGCTCAATGCCAGACACTGGTTGGCCCGGGTGGCTCGCCGACGAGAGATAGCTGCCACGTTCTGGTCACGGGTGGCCCATGCCCCCGTGCCGTCGACCGCGTTGAGCTGGGCGACTCGTCGCATCGTCCCAAAGTTCCTGTACGGGCCCGGAATCGTCGCCGACCCCGAGGTCGTCAGGTATTGGTCGCAGACAATCTCCTGTGTTTCGGACGTTGCCACTTTGGGACGCTACGCATTTCAATACGCCTACGAAACCACTGCCGGACACCGCGGCGTGCGTGTCAGTTGCCCGACAGTGATCGTGCACGGCGCCCGCGACCGCATCATTCCCGTGCAGTCAAGCCGACTGCTGCACCAGCAGATTCCCGGCAGCGAACTCGTCGTGCTCCCGCGCTCTGGGCACTGCCCGCAACTGGACAACCCCACCTCGGTGGTCAGGCTGATCGCGTCGTTGCTGGACACCAGCGGCGATCACGCCACAAGCACAGGATGA
- a CDS encoding acyl-CoA dehydrogenase family protein, which translates to MIEWSDTDLIMRDTVRGFIDKEIRPHLDALETGEMSPYPIARKLFSEFGLDVLAAEAVKSMLDKERAAEAERQPSNGLGGLAAQASMAAILVSELAGVSIGLLSTIGVSLGLGAATIMSRGTLAQKERWLPELMTLEKIAAWAITEPDSGSDAFGGMKTTVKRDGADYILNGQKTFITNGPYADVLIVYAKLDNGDPDRRNRPVLPFVLDSGMPGLTQGKPFKKMGMMSSPTGELFFDNVRLTPDRLLGETENHTGGDGRESARANFAAERLGVALMALGIINECHRLCVDYAKTRTLWGQTIGQFQLIQLKLAKMEVARINVQNMVFQTLEKLQAGKVPSLAEASAIKLYSSEAATDIAMEAVQLFGGNGYMAEYRVEQLARDAKSLMIYAGSNEVQVTHIAKGLLNA; encoded by the coding sequence ATGATCGAGTGGTCCGACACCGACCTGATCATGCGGGATACGGTCCGGGGATTCATCGACAAGGAGATCCGGCCGCATCTGGATGCGCTGGAGACCGGCGAGATGTCGCCGTACCCGATCGCCCGCAAGCTGTTCAGCGAGTTCGGTCTCGACGTGCTGGCCGCCGAGGCGGTGAAGTCGATGCTGGACAAAGAACGCGCCGCGGAAGCCGAGCGGCAGCCGTCGAACGGGCTGGGCGGCCTTGCCGCGCAGGCGTCGATGGCCGCCATCCTGGTGTCCGAACTTGCCGGTGTCAGTATCGGATTGCTCAGCACGATCGGCGTCAGCCTGGGTCTGGGCGCGGCCACGATCATGAGCCGCGGCACGCTCGCCCAGAAGGAACGCTGGCTGCCCGAACTGATGACACTCGAGAAGATCGCGGCCTGGGCCATCACCGAGCCGGACTCCGGCTCGGATGCCTTCGGCGGGATGAAGACCACCGTCAAACGCGACGGCGCCGACTACATCCTCAACGGGCAGAAGACGTTCATCACCAACGGTCCCTACGCCGATGTCCTGATCGTCTACGCCAAGCTCGACAATGGTGACCCCGATCGGCGCAACCGGCCGGTGCTGCCCTTCGTCCTCGACTCCGGAATGCCGGGACTGACGCAGGGCAAGCCCTTCAAGAAGATGGGCATGATGTCGTCGCCCACCGGCGAGTTGTTCTTCGACAACGTGCGCCTGACACCGGATCGGCTGCTGGGCGAGACCGAAAACCACACCGGAGGCGACGGTCGGGAAAGCGCCCGCGCCAATTTCGCAGCCGAACGGTTAGGTGTGGCGCTGATGGCGCTCGGCATCATCAACGAATGCCACCGGCTCTGCGTCGATTACGCGAAAACCCGCACCCTGTGGGGCCAGACCATCGGGCAGTTCCAACTGATCCAGCTCAAGCTGGCCAAGATGGAGGTCGCCCGGATCAACGTGCAGAACATGGTCTTTCAGACGTTGGAGAAGCTGCAGGCCGGCAAGGTGCCCTCGCTGGCCGAAGCGTCGGCGATCAAGCTGTACTCGTCGGAGGCCGCCACCGACATCGCGATGGAGGCAGTCCAATTGTTCGGCGGGAACGGCTACATGGCCGAGTACCGCGTCGAACAACTGGCCCGCGACGCCAAATCGCTGATGATCTACGCCGGCAGCAATGAGGTACAGGTGACACACATCGCCAAGGGGCTGCTCAACGCATGA